From Ptychodera flava strain L36383 chromosome 2, AS_Pfla_20210202, whole genome shotgun sequence, the proteins below share one genomic window:
- the LOC139124044 gene encoding uncharacterized protein translates to MTERDGQSSTSSSSTDELNCILTILREDFPLSLPIYHCLQNAVNGSWGTISDVKTDVSTSVENLVVLCHVPSLVPTVPGQYETFIYSNAVEPDILRTFLRQPGHINWQAPSHCFLLTFASRKQDFLPEVLTECATQRGYQLQQEGRCRVCMYSESNLTKSAKSKLPKGLKVGQLSPDHVEYVTGGWKFSTPFTVSTLRRNIEVFPSAAIFNEVTGQPVSWAMVKAYGGIGLEHTLPEFKKKRVEKIVLRELIDQIVRNDDTPFVLIEEGNDSSYNAYKKLGFTEQRNCVFMWLKFTKRS, encoded by the coding sequence ATGACTGAACGCGACGGGCAGTCATCGACGTCCAGCTCATCCACGGACGAACTGAACTGCATCTTGACCATCCTGCGGGAGGATTTTCCCCTCAGTTTACCCATTTATCACTGCCTCCAGAACGCCGTGAACGGGTCCTGGGGTACTATCTCCGACGTCAAGACGGATGTGTCGACGTCCGTGGAGAATTTAGTCGTCCTGTGCCATGTACCGTCGCTGGTGCCCACAGTTCCCGGACAGTACGAGACTTTTATTTACTCGAATGCCGTTGAACCTGATATTTTGAGGACGTTTCTCCGCCAGCCTGGACATATCAACTGGCAAGCACCGTCGCATTGTTTTTTGTTAACATTCGCTTCCCGAAAGCAGGATTTTTTGCCTGAGGTGCTGACTGAGTGTGCAACTCAGCGAGGTTACCAGTTACAACAGGAAGGGCGTTGTCGAGTTTGCATGTATTCTGAATCCAATCTAACGAAATCTGCGAAATCGAAACTGCCGAAGGGATTAAAAGTCGGCCAGTTGAGTCCGGACCATGTGGAGTACGTAACAGGTGGTTGGAAGTTTAGCACGCCGTTCACAGTGTCAACGTTACGACGGAACATCGAGGTTTTCCCGTCGGCCGCCATTTTTAATGAGGTCACCGGACAACCCGTGTCATGGGCAATGGTAAAAGCTTATGGGGGAATCGGCCTCGAGCACACTTTGCCGGAATTCAAAAAGAAGCGAGTTGAGAAAATTGTGTTGCGCGAACTGATTGACCAGATTGTCAGGAACGATGACACGCCCTTTGTTCTCATAGAAGAGGGTAACGATTCGTCGTACAACGCGTACAAAAAGTTGGGCTTCACGGAACAGCGAAACTGTGTTTTTATGTGGCTAAAATTCACCAAAAGGTCGTGA